In Pyrus communis chromosome 8, drPyrComm1.1, whole genome shotgun sequence, one genomic interval encodes:
- the LOC137743350 gene encoding mitotic-spindle organizing protein 1B-like has protein sequence MDADAAKIARESLELAFQMSNILDTGLDRHTLSILIALCDLGLNPEALAAVVKELRREVVPVPPSDAARPVL, from the coding sequence ATGGATGCGGATGCTGCAAAAATTGCCCGGGAATCTCTTGAACTAGCATTTCAAATGTCCAACATTCTTGACACGGGGCTTGATCGTCACACCCTCTCCATCCTCATTGCATTATGCGATTTGGGTCTCAACCCTGAGGCATTGGCTGCTGTTGTTAAGGAACTTCGAAGAGAAGTTGTTCCAGTTCCGCCATCAGATGCTGCTCGTCCTGTACTTTGA